From one Streptomyces sp. NBC_01478 genomic stretch:
- a CDS encoding methionine synthase II (cobalamin-independent)-like protein codes for MADTFNYRIDHQGSLVRPAELTAARAAGDPEALKEAELQAVKDAVVLQRKLRSTVVTDGDFPREDFRSAVFDGVSGFRRTDETDADGLVRWVAESLPKANGPLLADWAARLTELTVIAPKASLPSPAYLAATTFRPGHGPSSARELGEALAEIVLAEIELLVSRGVRLIQLNNPLLLGQLATDPADPGALSFEDALAVDALAVRLDERPEGVRIGVAPGPVAPAAVDWARAEKLYGTIGADRWILPFDQGTPAELALVKALPEGRDFCLGVVDATVPALEDIDTVMAGLDAVGEFKDLEDGAVAPSRGFADVASRPLLTTEEQRRKIELVETVARYVWGNEF; via the coding sequence ATGGCGGACACGTTCAACTACCGCATCGACCACCAGGGCAGCCTGGTCCGCCCCGCCGAACTGACCGCCGCCCGCGCCGCCGGAGACCCCGAGGCGCTGAAGGAGGCGGAACTCCAGGCGGTCAAGGACGCGGTCGTCCTCCAGCGCAAGCTGCGCTCCACCGTCGTCACCGACGGCGACTTCCCCCGGGAAGACTTCCGCAGCGCGGTCTTTGACGGGGTGTCGGGTTTCCGGCGCACGGACGAGACCGACGCCGACGGCCTGGTGCGCTGGGTCGCGGAGTCCCTCCCGAAGGCCAACGGCCCGCTGCTCGCGGACTGGGCGGCACGCCTCACCGAGCTGACGGTGATCGCCCCGAAGGCCTCGCTGCCCTCGCCCGCGTACCTCGCGGCGACCACCTTCAGGCCCGGCCACGGCCCGTCCTCCGCACGGGAGTTGGGGGAGGCGCTCGCGGAGATCGTCCTCGCCGAGATCGAGCTGCTGGTCTCCAGGGGCGTACGCCTGATCCAGCTCAACAACCCTCTCCTGCTGGGCCAGTTGGCCACCGACCCGGCCGACCCCGGCGCGCTCTCCTTCGAGGACGCCCTCGCCGTCGACGCCCTGGCGGTACGCCTGGACGAGCGCCCCGAAGGCGTACGGATCGGCGTGGCTCCCGGCCCGGTCGCCCCGGCCGCGGTGGACTGGGCCCGCGCCGAGAAGCTCTACGGCACGATCGGCGCCGACCGCTGGATCCTGCCCTTCGACCAGGGCACCCCGGCCGAACTCGCCCTGGTCAAGGCCCTGCCGGAGGGCCGTGACTTCTGCCTGGGGGTCGTCGACGCGACCGTGCCCGCGCTGGAGGACATCGACACGGTGATGGCCGGGCTCGACGCGGTGGGCGAGTTCAAGGACCTGGAGGACGGGGCCGTAGCACCGTCCCGGGGCTTCGCCGACGTGGCGAGCCGGCCGCTGCTGACCACCGAGGAACAGCGCCGGAAGATCGAGCTGGTGGAGACGGTCGCCCGGTATGTCTGGGGCAACGAGTTCTGA
- a CDS encoding GlcG/HbpS family heme-binding protein has protein sequence MSSLTLDAAEEIIDAAHKRAQSIGKAVSVAVVDAGGFPIAIRRPDGARPLTPDIARAKAYTAAIMQRPGKMLKKWQESQPVFFSQLSQLPGAAMPIMATEGSLTIKKDGEIIGGLGIAGGTADEDQQIAEEVLASLGYELEFAAWGVAGKPASSGKDA, from the coding sequence ATGAGCAGCCTCACCCTGGACGCCGCCGAGGAGATCATCGACGCCGCCCACAAGCGCGCCCAGTCGATCGGGAAGGCGGTCAGCGTCGCCGTGGTGGACGCGGGGGGCTTCCCCATCGCCATCCGCCGCCCGGACGGCGCCCGCCCGCTCACCCCGGACATCGCCCGCGCCAAGGCGTACACGGCGGCCATCATGCAGCGGCCCGGCAAGATGCTGAAGAAGTGGCAGGAGAGCCAGCCCGTCTTCTTCTCCCAACTGTCCCAACTCCCGGGCGCCGCCATGCCGATCATGGCCACCGAGGGCAGCCTCACCATCAAGAAGGACGGCGAGATCATCGGCGGCCTCGGCATCGCCGGCGGCACCGCCGACGAGGACCAGCAGATCGCCGAAGAGGTCCTCGCCTCCCTCGGCTACGAACTCGAGTTCGCCGCCTGGGGCGTCGCGGGCAAGCCGGCCTCGTCCGGAAAGGACGCATAA
- a CDS encoding alpha/beta fold hydrolase, which yields MPIADSDGISIYYERHGSGPAILFVHGSGGHHAAWWQQVAALREEFTVVTVDLRGFGKSDSSMPQFDGQDFPGDVVAVLDQEGLTDAMLVGQSIGSVAALRAGLLRPERVGSVVLGHSLGGISHPELKELAAADRAEAVKLPVIDRLLTKGFQQERADLTFLFQQMGTFNVAKMQDLRNLDTNGPSLDDIRASGVKVAFLAGEKDAVLSVKTVTRAHELLAGSHLEIVPDAPHSMYWETPEKYNAAVAHLRRTLTAPKEAA from the coding sequence ATGCCCATCGCCGACTCCGACGGCATCTCCATCTACTACGAGCGCCACGGCAGCGGTCCGGCGATCCTGTTCGTGCACGGCAGCGGCGGCCACCACGCCGCCTGGTGGCAGCAAGTGGCCGCACTGCGCGAGGAGTTCACGGTCGTCACCGTGGACCTGCGCGGTTTCGGCAAGTCCGACTCGTCCATGCCCCAGTTCGACGGCCAGGACTTTCCCGGTGACGTCGTAGCCGTACTGGACCAAGAGGGCTTGACCGACGCCATGCTCGTCGGCCAGTCCATCGGCTCCGTCGCCGCCCTGCGTGCCGGACTGCTGCGGCCCGAGCGGGTCGGCTCCGTCGTGCTCGGCCACTCGCTGGGCGGCATCAGCCACCCCGAACTGAAGGAACTCGCCGCCGCCGACCGCGCCGAGGCCGTCAAACTGCCGGTCATCGACCGCCTGTTGACGAAGGGGTTCCAGCAGGAGCGGGCCGACCTCACCTTCCTCTTCCAGCAGATGGGCACCTTCAACGTCGCCAAGATGCAGGACCTGCGCAACCTCGACACCAACGGCCCGTCCCTGGACGACATCCGGGCCTCGGGCGTCAAGGTCGCCTTCCTCGCGGGCGAGAAGGACGCGGTGCTCAGCGTGAAGACCGTGACCCGCGCCCACGAACTGCTGGCGGGCTCGCACCTGGAGATCGTCCCGGACGCCCCGCACTCCATGTACTGGGAGACGCCCGAGAAGTACAACGCCGCCGTCGCCCACCTGCGCCGCACCCTCACCGCACCGAAGGAAGCAGCATGA
- a CDS encoding VOC family protein — protein sequence MSSAPRYIHHVNFPTTDPDRTAEWYTKVFGMKRIMPKSNSRVVLMTRGNFDLHFTPVEEMERMAPYHFAVEVDDWDEFLAHITDLGIRHTRPIERPENQSKFCYIHDPDHTMIELVFHGRRPN from the coding sequence ATGAGCAGCGCACCCCGCTACATCCACCACGTCAACTTCCCCACCACCGACCCCGACCGGACCGCCGAGTGGTACACGAAGGTCTTCGGGATGAAGCGCATCATGCCCAAGTCCAACTCCCGTGTGGTGCTGATGACCCGCGGCAACTTCGACCTCCACTTCACGCCGGTCGAGGAGATGGAGCGCATGGCGCCCTATCACTTCGCCGTCGAGGTCGACGACTGGGACGAGTTCCTCGCCCACATCACGGACCTGGGCATCCGCCACACCCGGCCGATCGAACGGCCCGAGAACCAGTCGAAGTTCTGCTACATCCACGACCCCGACCACACCATGATCGAGCTCGTCTTCCACGGTCGCCGCCCCAACTGA
- a CDS encoding fumarylacetoacetate hydrolase family protein: MRYTRVAVGGRAVWGRVGEEDIELLSESPLDGDPSVLGTVPVADAHWLPVVVPPVFYAVGMNYPRHIAHARAETPTRPEVGYRANNALTGHRSPIVKPAEVEGRFEAEPELVAVIGRTLRHASYDEARKSVFGWTIGNDVSARTWQHQDRSFWRSKNSDTFKPMGPWMETDVDALAQTTTLRVNGEVRASFATGDMVFDPFDHIVELTKHITMHPGDVLWMGAESTCQLEPGDTVDIEISGIGVLSNPVHSEGNPS; the protein is encoded by the coding sequence ATGAGGTACACGCGTGTTGCGGTCGGCGGCCGGGCGGTGTGGGGCCGCGTGGGGGAGGAGGACATCGAGCTGCTGTCCGAGTCCCCCCTCGACGGCGACCCCTCGGTCCTCGGCACGGTGCCGGTGGCCGACGCCCACTGGCTGCCCGTCGTCGTCCCGCCCGTCTTCTACGCGGTCGGCATGAACTACCCGCGCCACATCGCGCACGCCCGCGCCGAGACCCCGACCCGCCCCGAGGTCGGCTACCGGGCCAACAACGCGCTCACCGGCCACCGTTCACCCATCGTCAAGCCGGCCGAGGTCGAGGGCCGCTTCGAGGCCGAGCCCGAACTCGTCGCGGTCATCGGCCGAACCCTGCGGCACGCCTCCTACGACGAGGCCCGCAAGTCGGTCTTCGGCTGGACCATCGGCAACGACGTGAGCGCACGTACCTGGCAGCACCAGGACCGCTCGTTCTGGCGCAGCAAGAACAGCGACACGTTCAAGCCCATGGGCCCCTGGATGGAGACCGACGTCGACGCCCTGGCGCAGACCACGACACTCCGTGTGAACGGGGAGGTCCGCGCCTCGTTCGCCACCGGCGACATGGTCTTCGACCCCTTCGACCACATCGTCGAACTCACCAAGCACATCACCATGCACCCGGGGGACGTGCTGTGGATGGGCGCCGAGTCCACCTGCCAACTCGAACCCGGGGACACCGTGGACATCGAGATCAGCGGCATCGGTGTCCTGTCCAACCCCGTACACAGCGAAGGGAATCCGTCATGA
- a CDS encoding NAD-dependent succinate-semialdehyde dehydrogenase, whose protein sequence is MTSDHGYPAVRMYIAGEWCQGGTGRTAPIVNPATEKVIGEVPLATTADLDRALDAATEGFRTWRATPIAKRSAILHTAADLITERAPEIGRIMAQEQGKPLREGTTEALRTADTLRWHIEDARRAYGRIIPSAPGTVLTVRREPVGPVAAFVPWNFPVGGPNRKLSSALSAGCSIVIKASEETPGTAAALVACYADAGLPAGVLNLVFGEPAEVSAHLIPSRRIRLVAFTGSVPVGKLLAAQAGEVMKPTLMELGGHAPVIVCADADPLRSARKAAQAKFFNAGQVCTSPSRFYVHESIVDAFTAEFVKAAQEVTVGDGLDADTTMGPLANERRLQAMENLVSDAVERGAKVLTGGQRLARDGYFYAPTVLTDVPPDAKLLHEEPFGPLAPIVPFTDLDETLALANSLPYGLAAYGFTESAATAEKLSDALEAGILSINHCGGSVAEAPSGGVKESGYGREGGPEALDAYLITKRVSHLLAG, encoded by the coding sequence ATGACCTCCGACCACGGCTACCCCGCCGTCCGCATGTACATCGCGGGCGAGTGGTGCCAGGGCGGCACCGGACGGACCGCCCCGATCGTGAACCCGGCCACCGAGAAGGTGATCGGCGAGGTACCCCTCGCCACGACAGCCGACCTCGACCGCGCCCTCGACGCGGCCACCGAGGGCTTCCGCACCTGGCGCGCCACCCCGATAGCCAAGCGCTCCGCGATCCTGCACACCGCCGCCGACCTGATCACCGAACGCGCCCCCGAGATCGGCCGGATCATGGCCCAGGAGCAGGGCAAGCCGCTCCGCGAGGGCACCACCGAGGCCCTGCGCACCGCCGACACCCTGCGCTGGCACATCGAGGACGCCCGCCGCGCCTACGGCCGGATCATCCCGTCCGCACCCGGTACCGTCCTCACCGTCCGCCGCGAACCCGTGGGCCCCGTCGCCGCGTTCGTGCCGTGGAACTTCCCTGTCGGCGGCCCGAACCGCAAGCTCTCCTCCGCCCTCTCCGCAGGCTGCTCGATCGTCATCAAGGCGTCCGAGGAGACCCCGGGAACCGCCGCCGCCCTGGTGGCCTGCTACGCCGACGCCGGACTCCCGGCCGGCGTCCTCAACCTCGTCTTCGGCGAACCGGCCGAGGTCTCCGCCCACTTGATCCCCTCGCGGCGGATCCGCCTGGTCGCCTTCACCGGCTCCGTCCCGGTCGGCAAACTCCTCGCGGCCCAGGCCGGCGAGGTCATGAAGCCCACCCTGATGGAACTCGGCGGCCACGCCCCGGTCATCGTCTGCGCCGACGCCGACCCGCTGAGGTCCGCCCGCAAGGCGGCACAGGCGAAGTTCTTCAACGCCGGCCAGGTGTGCACCTCCCCGAGCCGCTTCTACGTCCACGAGAGCATCGTCGACGCCTTCACCGCCGAGTTCGTGAAGGCCGCCCAGGAGGTCACCGTAGGAGACGGCCTCGACGCCGACACCACCATGGGCCCGCTCGCCAACGAGCGCCGGCTGCAGGCCATGGAGAACCTGGTTTCCGACGCCGTGGAACGTGGTGCCAAGGTGCTCACCGGCGGTCAACGCCTCGCGCGCGACGGCTACTTCTACGCCCCGACCGTGCTGACCGACGTACCGCCGGACGCGAAGCTGCTGCACGAGGAACCCTTCGGCCCGCTCGCGCCGATCGTCCCGTTCACCGACCTGGACGAGACCCTCGCCCTCGCCAACTCCCTTCCCTACGGCCTCGCCGCCTACGGCTTCACCGAGTCCGCCGCCACCGCGGAGAAGCTCTCGGACGCGCTGGAGGCCGGCATCCTCTCCATCAACCACTGCGGCGGCTCCGTCGCGGAGGCCCCCTCCGGGGGCGTGAAGGAGAGCGGCTACGGCAGGGAGGGCGGCCCCGAGGCCCTCGACGCCTATCTGATCACCAAGCGTGTCTCCCACCTGCTGGCGGGCTGA
- a CDS encoding VOC family protein, translated as MGIQRIESVTYGIDDVDECVRFFGDFGLFLLERTEEHAVFETLTGQTLHLDTVPGPLLPPPLEAGPTIREVVWGVDTPEELARLVAAAGRDRKVHESADGVFHTVDESGFGVGLTLARPKDADVTPRPANALGSVDRWNAALEPLTRAFPLRMCHVALNIVKEGREEAVAFYTERLGFRPTDIVEPMGVFMQAPGDDDQHTMLLCHRPDRAGVNHIAYEVPGFDDVIEGGNFMIERGWREARKLGRHTVGSNVFRFLHAPCGGRVEYAADMDRVDDTYETRVHETTPPHHIWALRSNRDQDAPAN; from the coding sequence ATGGGAATCCAGAGAATCGAATCGGTCACCTACGGCATCGACGACGTAGACGAATGTGTCCGTTTCTTCGGCGACTTCGGGCTGTTCCTGCTGGAGCGCACCGAGGAGCACGCGGTCTTCGAGACGCTCACCGGGCAGACCCTCCACCTGGACACCGTGCCCGGCCCGCTGCTGCCGCCGCCGCTGGAGGCCGGGCCGACGATCCGCGAGGTGGTCTGGGGCGTCGACACCCCCGAGGAACTGGCCCGGCTGGTCGCCGCCGCGGGCCGTGACCGCAAGGTCCACGAGAGCGCCGACGGCGTCTTCCACACCGTGGACGAGAGCGGTTTCGGCGTCGGACTCACCCTGGCCCGCCCGAAGGACGCGGACGTCACCCCCCGGCCCGCCAACGCGCTGGGCAGCGTCGACCGCTGGAACGCCGCGCTGGAACCGCTCACCCGGGCCTTCCCGCTGCGCATGTGCCATGTCGCGCTGAACATCGTCAAGGAAGGGCGCGAGGAAGCCGTCGCCTTCTACACCGAGCGGCTCGGCTTCCGGCCCACCGACATCGTCGAACCCATGGGCGTGTTCATGCAGGCACCGGGCGACGACGACCAGCACACCATGCTGCTGTGCCACCGCCCCGACCGCGCCGGCGTCAACCACATCGCCTACGAGGTCCCCGGCTTCGACGACGTCATCGAGGGCGGCAACTTCATGATCGAGCGCGGCTGGCGGGAGGCCCGCAAGCTCGGCCGGCACACGGTCGGCTCGAACGTCTTCCGCTTCCTGCACGCCCCGTGCGGCGGCCGCGTCGAGTACGCGGCGGACATGGACCGGGTCGACGACACCTACGAGACCCGCGTCCACGAGACCACCCCGCCGCACCACATCTGGGCACTGCGCTCCAACCGCGACCAGGACGCCCCCGCCAACTGA
- a CDS encoding LysR family transcriptional regulator codes for MDRLLLMHSFVTVAQAGSFSGAAKKLGSSGSLVSRHVAELERQVGVRLVNRTARSVSLTEPGLKYAEFAARILDEIEAEDAVISHLHDRAEGTLSIICPKWIGSLDLGDAIAAFSAAHPKIHVRFELGGMSDRTYDFLDSGFDVAFHTRDLRDSSVRLKKIASLPFVLCASETYLERGGPLTEPNGLAHHDCLVHVNDPVWRIGHGHASTLHKIRNIAFSSNSYIALQKAAVHGRGIALLPQRPAYEDLMSGALQVLLPELAVPDRPLFAIYGPGQATPRKVSVFLDFLAEWFSQNPIPAIRS; via the coding sequence ATGGATCGACTGCTGCTCATGCACAGTTTCGTCACCGTCGCACAGGCCGGGAGCTTCAGCGGCGCGGCGAAGAAGCTGGGCTCGTCGGGCTCGCTGGTATCGCGCCACGTCGCCGAGCTGGAGCGACAGGTGGGCGTCCGCCTGGTCAACCGCACCGCCCGCTCGGTGAGCCTCACCGAACCGGGCCTGAAGTACGCCGAGTTCGCGGCCCGCATCCTCGACGAGATCGAGGCCGAGGACGCCGTCATCTCCCACCTGCACGACCGCGCCGAGGGCACCCTCAGCATCATCTGCCCCAAGTGGATCGGCAGCCTGGACCTCGGAGACGCGATCGCCGCCTTCTCCGCCGCCCACCCCAAGATCCACGTCCGCTTCGAGCTCGGCGGCATGTCGGACCGTACGTACGACTTCCTGGACAGCGGCTTCGACGTCGCCTTCCACACCCGCGACCTGCGCGACTCCAGCGTGCGCCTCAAGAAGATCGCCTCGCTGCCCTTCGTCCTGTGCGCCTCCGAGACGTACCTGGAGCGCGGCGGCCCGCTCACCGAACCCAACGGCCTGGCCCACCACGACTGTCTGGTCCACGTCAACGACCCGGTCTGGCGCATCGGCCACGGCCACGCCAGCACCCTGCACAAGATCCGCAACATCGCCTTCTCGTCCAACTCGTACATCGCCCTGCAGAAGGCCGCCGTCCACGGCCGCGGCATAGCCCTGCTGCCCCAGCGCCCGGCCTACGAGGACCTGATGAGCGGTGCCCTCCAGGTCCTGCTCCCCGAACTCGCGGTCCCCGACCGTCCCCTGTTCGCGATCTACGGCCCCGGCCAGGCCACCCCGCGCAAGGTCAGCGTGTTCCTCGACTTCCTCGCCGAATGGTTCTCACAGAATCCCATTCCGGCCATCCGGTCGTAG
- a CDS encoding sugar ABC transporter substrate-binding protein — MRISFQSRRAVLAAFAGTTLVLSGCGTGDDSGSSGDVTLGFVNGGDTEFHSCLQKAVEQTAKTQNAKVFTANSHQNSTTELSNIEDMTSRNVSALIVQTVNVDALKGDIAKAKAANIPIYLTSVATGDVNDILGAAVVDLGKLGALDAGWIAQDAGGKSVQVGVIAGAPGAASDLMVGGFTKALPGTAKVVANQPGMFNPVKAQDVAENMIQAHPDLQYAFVASEDMALAARKAFDAAGKKDVKIVTANGTDEGLAAVQDGRLSATVANSAMAIGQAAVKNAVGLLAKKKVDKIANIPLLLVTKDNLSKAPQYCPK; from the coding sequence ATGAGAATTTCGTTCCAATCCCGCAGAGCCGTGCTCGCCGCGTTCGCCGGCACCACTCTCGTACTGAGCGGCTGCGGCACCGGTGACGACAGCGGGAGTTCCGGCGATGTCACCCTCGGGTTCGTCAACGGCGGTGACACCGAGTTCCACAGTTGTCTCCAGAAAGCGGTCGAGCAGACGGCGAAGACGCAGAACGCCAAGGTGTTCACCGCCAACTCGCACCAGAATTCCACCACCGAACTCTCCAACATCGAGGACATGACCTCGCGCAACGTGAGCGCGCTGATCGTGCAGACCGTCAACGTGGACGCGCTGAAGGGCGACATCGCCAAGGCGAAGGCCGCGAACATCCCGATCTATCTGACCTCCGTGGCCACCGGCGACGTGAACGACATTCTCGGCGCGGCCGTGGTCGATCTCGGCAAGCTCGGCGCCCTGGACGCGGGCTGGATCGCGCAGGACGCGGGCGGCAAGAGCGTTCAGGTCGGCGTCATCGCGGGTGCGCCCGGTGCGGCCTCCGACCTGATGGTGGGCGGCTTCACGAAGGCACTGCCCGGCACCGCGAAGGTGGTCGCGAACCAGCCAGGCATGTTCAACCCCGTGAAGGCCCAGGACGTGGCCGAGAACATGATCCAGGCCCACCCGGACCTGCAGTACGCGTTCGTCGCCTCCGAGGACATGGCGCTGGCCGCCCGCAAGGCGTTCGACGCGGCCGGCAAGAAGGACGTGAAGATCGTGACCGCCAACGGCACGGACGAGGGCCTGGCCGCCGTCCAGGACGGACGGCTCTCCGCCACCGTGGCCAACTCGGCCATGGCGATAGGACAGGCCGCGGTGAAGAATGCGGTCGGTCTGTTGGCCAAGAAGAAGGTTGACAAAATTGCCAACATTCCTCTTTTGTTGGTGACCAAGGACAACCTGAGCAAGGCTCCCCAGTACTGCCCGAAGTAG
- a CDS encoding ABC transporter permease codes for MSVKTVTDAPGVSDPPRKPRPRLSPAALRGAPHTGLIAVLVVVIVGTSLRTDAFATDTNVINILRQVSVVAVIAAGLTLLMTAGGMDFSMGSNVAVTTAVGAQLLAHGHSTAFTVVASLVLATLIGLVNGVVVTFTNVAPFVATLAMATLLDGVALLVLDSVSVSIGTRMFALGNNKILGVPYLLVVAILVLVATALVMRFTVFGRDAFAIGGNEHVARLSGINVTARKLSLYALTGALSGLAGLMLLSRLSGSSPGTGGLSLQLQAVAAVVIGGTALAGGYGTVIGTALGVVLLGVVANALNLLQVSSNYQSVSVGGVLLIAAIANEMHKARSARH; via the coding sequence GTGAGCGTCAAGACAGTTACCGACGCCCCGGGCGTCTCCGACCCGCCCAGGAAACCGCGCCCCCGTCTCTCGCCGGCCGCGCTGCGCGGTGCCCCGCACACCGGGCTGATCGCCGTCCTCGTCGTCGTGATCGTCGGCACCTCGCTGCGGACCGACGCGTTCGCCACCGACACGAACGTCATCAACATCCTGCGCCAGGTCAGCGTCGTCGCGGTGATCGCGGCCGGGCTCACGCTGCTGATGACCGCGGGCGGCATGGACTTCTCGATGGGCAGCAACGTCGCCGTGACGACCGCGGTCGGGGCGCAGTTGCTGGCCCACGGCCACTCCACGGCGTTCACCGTCGTCGCCTCACTCGTGCTGGCCACGCTGATCGGCCTGGTCAACGGGGTGGTCGTGACGTTCACGAACGTGGCCCCGTTCGTCGCGACGCTGGCGATGGCGACTCTCCTGGACGGTGTCGCCCTTCTCGTGCTCGACAGCGTCAGCGTCTCCATCGGCACCAGGATGTTCGCCCTCGGCAACAACAAGATCCTCGGCGTGCCGTACCTCCTGGTCGTGGCGATCCTCGTGCTGGTGGCGACCGCCCTGGTCATGCGGTTCACCGTGTTCGGCCGCGACGCCTTCGCCATCGGCGGCAACGAGCACGTCGCCCGGCTCAGCGGCATCAACGTCACCGCCCGCAAGCTCTCGCTGTACGCCCTCACCGGCGCCCTGTCCGGACTGGCCGGCCTGATGCTGCTGTCCCGGCTCAGCGGCAGCAGCCCCGGCACCGGCGGACTGTCCCTCCAGCTCCAGGCCGTCGCCGCGGTCGTCATCGGAGGCACCGCCCTGGCCGGCGGATACGGCACGGTCATCGGCACCGCCCTCGGAGTGGTGCTCCTGGGCGTGGTCGCCAACGCGCTGAACCTGCTCCAGGTCTCCAGCAACTACCAGTCGGTCTCCGTCGGCGGCGTGCTGCTCATCGCGGCCATCGCCAACGAGATGCACAAGGCACGTTCCGCACGCCATTGA
- a CDS encoding sugar ABC transporter ATP-binding protein yields MTTPGGDAVLRVRGVTKSFGGAAALKDVDLDLYPGEVHALMGMNGAGKSTLVQVLSGVHQSDEGTVEVNGQAQHGLTVRKARRLGIASVPQRRELAMGLTVAENVLLGDLPTRAGAVRWKAVDSEARTALEALGIDIDVTRTAGSLTVAEQTMVEVAREVRRGGRILILDEPTACLSAEAAQQIRELVRTLRDEGVAVVYISHYIDEVLAVADRITVLRDGAVVRSAPAAEFDATELVRSMVGRDVVSRRSQRPAPKDEIGLTVRGLTDGRAVRDFTVDVRKGEIVAVLGPAGDAQSRLFDVLSGRRRPDTGHLTVDGTPVPFGRVHASLASGLRCVTGDRRALGLVPELSLDENLMLAEDRFARRRMHRRAQLARRAAPLRRSYGVVSLAGNPPVGALSGGNQQKVLLAKWLGTEPVACFLEDPTNGVDIAAMADIHALLDDLASRGVAVLLASSSAEEVMRLADRVVVVSAGRTVAEHDIDAITHDELVATALGGQPQ; encoded by the coding sequence GTGACAACTCCGGGGGGAGACGCGGTACTTCGAGTCCGCGGCGTCACCAAGAGCTTCGGTGGCGCCGCCGCCCTCAAGGACGTGGACCTCGACCTGTACCCCGGCGAGGTCCACGCGCTGATGGGCATGAACGGCGCCGGCAAGTCCACGCTGGTGCAGGTCCTTTCGGGGGTCCACCAGAGCGACGAAGGCACCGTCGAGGTCAACGGGCAGGCACAGCACGGACTTACGGTGCGCAAGGCCCGCCGGCTCGGCATCGCCTCGGTGCCCCAGCGCCGGGAACTGGCGATGGGGCTCACCGTCGCCGAGAACGTACTGCTGGGCGACCTGCCGACCCGGGCCGGTGCCGTGCGCTGGAAAGCGGTCGACTCCGAGGCCCGCACGGCACTCGAGGCCCTCGGCATCGACATCGACGTGACACGCACCGCGGGTTCGCTCACCGTCGCCGAGCAGACCATGGTCGAGGTGGCCCGCGAGGTCCGGCGCGGCGGCCGCATCCTGATCCTCGACGAACCGACCGCGTGTCTGAGCGCCGAAGCGGCGCAGCAGATAAGGGAGTTGGTGCGCACCTTGCGCGACGAGGGCGTGGCCGTCGTCTACATCTCGCACTACATCGACGAAGTGCTGGCCGTCGCCGACCGGATCACGGTGCTGCGGGACGGCGCGGTCGTACGCAGCGCGCCGGCCGCCGAGTTCGACGCCACCGAACTCGTACGGAGCATGGTCGGCAGGGACGTTGTGTCCCGGCGGTCCCAACGGCCCGCCCCCAAGGACGAGATCGGCCTCACCGTGCGCGGCCTCACCGACGGCCGGGCCGTACGGGACTTCACCGTCGACGTGCGCAAGGGCGAGATCGTCGCCGTGCTCGGCCCGGCCGGGGACGCCCAGTCGCGCCTCTTCGACGTGCTCTCCGGCCGCCGCCGCCCGGACACCGGCCACCTCACCGTGGACGGAACTCCGGTGCCGTTCGGCCGAGTTCACGCCTCGCTCGCCAGCGGGCTGCGCTGCGTCACCGGTGACCGCCGGGCCCTCGGCCTGGTCCCGGAGCTGTCCCTCGACGAGAACCTGATGCTGGCCGAGGACCGCTTCGCCCGCCGCCGGATGCACCGACGTGCCCAACTCGCCCGCCGCGCCGCTCCGTTGCGCCGCAGCTACGGCGTGGTGTCGCTCGCCGGCAACCCGCCCGTGGGCGCGCTGTCCGGCGGCAACCAGCAGAAGGTGCTGCTCGCCAAGTGGCTGGGGACCGAGCCGGTCGCCTGCTTCCTTGAGGACCCCACCAACGGGGTCGACATCGCGGCGATGGCCGACATCCACGCCCTCCTCGACGACCTCGCCTCGCGCGGTGTCGCCGTACTGCTCGCCTCCTCGTCCGCCGAGGAGGTCATGCGCCTCGCCGACCGGGTCGTCGTCGTCAGCGCCGGCCGGACGGTCGCCGAGCACGACATCGACGCCATCACCCATGACGAACTCGTCGCCACCGCCCTCGGAGGTCAACCGCAGTGA